One segment of Comamonas thiooxydans DNA contains the following:
- the acpS gene encoding holo-ACP synthase yields MIYGIGTDICDVRRIRASLEKHGERFARKILADGELATWKARSERWPERGIRYMATRFSAKEAFSKAVGMGMVMPMTWRHCEVIKLPSGQPAIRLHGELKEWFEKNNLTAHLSVTDESDYAASFCVVERKE; encoded by the coding sequence ATGATTTACGGCATTGGCACCGATATCTGCGATGTGCGCCGCATACGCGCCAGCCTGGAAAAGCATGGCGAGCGCTTTGCCCGCAAGATTCTGGCCGATGGCGAGCTGGCGACCTGGAAGGCGCGCAGCGAGCGCTGGCCCGAACGCGGCATCCGCTATATGGCCACGCGCTTCTCGGCCAAGGAGGCATTCAGCAAGGCCGTGGGAATGGGCATGGTCATGCCCATGACCTGGCGCCATTGCGAAGTCATCAAGCTGCCCAGCGGCCAGCCTGCGATTCGTCTGCATGGCGAACTCAAGGAGTGGTTTGAGAAGAACAATCTGACGGCGCACCTGTCCGTCACCGATGAGTCCGACTACGCAGCCAGCTTTTGTGTCGTCGAAAGAAAAGAATGA
- the nagZ gene encoding beta-N-acetylhexosaminidase — protein MSMHAPLIIDIAGTSLTDVDRARLSHPLVGGIILFKRNWQDRSALVQLCADIKAVKPDLLISVDHEGGRVQRFRTDGFTHIPPMRAFGEMWMDDGKGKKHREGSGAMRAMNAATAAGYVLGTELRACGVDFSFTPVLDLDYGESSVIGDRSFHRDPRVVATLARSLMQGLLQAGMGNCGKHFPGHGFVKADSHVDIPVDKRSLTAILDEDAAPYPWLSSVLTAVMPAHVIYPKVDKRPAGFSEKWLKDILRARLRYDGAIFSDDLSMEGARRIDGALISYTDAALTALNAGCDMVLLCNQSLGLGEHVDELLDGMDAALRDGRWVPDIDSESRRVSLLPDTEPQAWDDLMRQPAYLQALDLLP, from the coding sequence ATGAGCATGCACGCCCCTCTCATCATTGATATTGCAGGTACATCGCTGACCGATGTGGACCGCGCGCGCCTTTCCCATCCTCTGGTGGGCGGCATCATTCTCTTCAAGCGTAACTGGCAGGACCGCAGCGCGCTGGTCCAGTTGTGTGCCGATATCAAGGCCGTCAAGCCCGACCTGCTGATCAGCGTGGACCACGAGGGCGGCCGCGTGCAGCGCTTTCGCACCGATGGCTTCACGCATATCCCGCCGATGCGTGCCTTTGGCGAGATGTGGATGGATGACGGTAAGGGCAAAAAGCACCGCGAAGGCAGCGGCGCCATGCGCGCCATGAACGCCGCCACGGCCGCCGGTTATGTGCTGGGTACGGAGCTGCGTGCCTGCGGTGTGGACTTCAGCTTCACGCCTGTGCTGGATCTGGACTACGGCGAATCCTCGGTCATCGGCGACCGCAGCTTTCACCGCGACCCGCGCGTGGTGGCCACTCTGGCCAGGAGCCTGATGCAGGGTCTGCTGCAGGCCGGCATGGGCAATTGCGGCAAGCATTTCCCCGGCCATGGCTTTGTGAAGGCCGACTCGCACGTGGACATTCCCGTCGACAAGCGCAGCCTGACGGCCATTCTCGACGAAGACGCCGCTCCCTATCCCTGGCTCTCCAGCGTGCTCACCGCTGTCATGCCCGCCCATGTGATCTATCCCAAGGTGGACAAGCGCCCGGCAGGCTTCAGCGAAAAATGGCTCAAGGACATCCTGCGCGCCCGCTTGCGCTATGACGGAGCCATTTTCAGCGACGACCTCAGCATGGAGGGCGCGCGCCGCATCGATGGCGCACTCATCAGCTACACCGATGCCGCGTTGACGGCCCTGAATGCGGGCTGCGACATGGTGCTGCTGTGCAACCAGAGCCTGGGTCTGGGCGAGCATGTGGACGAGCTGCTGGACGGCATGGATGCCGCGCTGCGCGATGGCCGCTGGGTGCCCGATATCGACTCCGAATCGCGCCGTGTCTCGCTGCTGCCCGACACCGAACCCCAGGCCTGGGACGACCTGATGCGCCAGCCTGCCTATCTGCAGGCGCTTGATCTGCTGCCCTAG
- a CDS encoding ABC transporter ATP-binding protein/permease — protein sequence MNSKSLGLESRQHLPGVLRQAFSLTRPYFQSEEKWRAWGLLAAIVGLNLAAVFMLVQINEWNRVFYDALQNKQADVFWHQLWRFLWLALVYIVIAVYKFYLTQLLQLNWRRWLTEHILQRWLSAKAFYRLELGRYGVDGNAKAPDNPDQRIQEDLNLFTIYTVSLSMGLLNAAVTFVSFVGILWSLSSVVDIGLPALFGGGQLQVSGFMVWMAVLYCLVGSAITFWIGKPQVRLNNRQQQLEANFRHHMIRVREHAEAIALDGGERVEGIQIGLRFRDALGNYLDLIKKQKSLSWFTNFFGQAAVVFPFIIAAPRFFSGAIQLGQLMQIGSAFNQVQDSLSWIVNNYSDIAAWRATTARLAGFDESLREQEDSQAGVQLVPSAQLQTRALDVFLPAGGRIVTDASLRIRPGQRLLISGPSGSGKSTLLRAFAGIWPYARGQVERPLDAMFIPQRPYFPDGSLRDALAYPEPAARYSDAELKQVLREAQLPQLQERLDSQAAWNSSLSGGEQQRLSVARVLLKGPAWVFADEATSALDNAAEAQIYSRLVQLVQSKDGALVSVAHRDSVTEFHTARWLLQPQQGIREADLPGSR from the coding sequence ATGAATTCCAAAAGCCTGGGACTCGAGTCCCGTCAACACCTGCCAGGCGTGCTGCGCCAGGCCTTTTCCCTGACCCGGCCCTATTTCCAGTCCGAAGAGAAATGGCGGGCCTGGGGGCTGCTGGCCGCCATCGTGGGCCTCAATCTCGCCGCGGTGTTCATGCTGGTGCAGATCAATGAATGGAACCGGGTGTTCTATGACGCATTGCAGAACAAGCAGGCCGATGTGTTCTGGCATCAGCTCTGGCGCTTTCTCTGGCTGGCCCTGGTATATATCGTCATCGCGGTCTACAAGTTCTATCTGACGCAGTTGCTGCAGCTCAACTGGCGGCGCTGGCTGACCGAGCACATATTGCAGCGCTGGCTGTCGGCCAAGGCGTTCTATCGGCTGGAGCTGGGGCGCTATGGCGTGGACGGCAATGCCAAGGCTCCCGACAACCCCGACCAGCGGATTCAGGAGGACCTGAATCTCTTCACCATCTATACCGTGTCGCTTTCCATGGGGCTGCTGAATGCGGCCGTCACCTTTGTGAGCTTCGTCGGCATTCTGTGGAGCCTGAGTTCCGTCGTCGATATCGGTCTGCCGGCCCTGTTCGGCGGCGGGCAGCTGCAGGTCTCCGGCTTCATGGTCTGGATGGCCGTGCTGTATTGTCTGGTCGGCAGCGCGATCACCTTCTGGATCGGCAAGCCCCAGGTCCGACTCAACAACCGCCAGCAGCAGCTGGAGGCCAACTTCCGCCATCACATGATCCGTGTGCGTGAGCATGCCGAGGCGATCGCTCTAGACGGTGGCGAGCGCGTGGAGGGTATCCAGATCGGTTTGCGTTTTCGCGATGCTCTGGGCAACTACCTGGACCTGATCAAGAAGCAGAAGAGCCTGAGCTGGTTTACCAATTTCTTCGGCCAGGCGGCCGTGGTCTTTCCCTTCATCATTGCCGCACCGCGTTTTTTCAGTGGCGCCATCCAGCTGGGTCAGCTGATGCAGATAGGCTCGGCCTTCAATCAGGTGCAGGACTCGCTGAGCTGGATCGTCAACAACTACTCCGATATCGCGGCCTGGCGGGCCACGACTGCGCGTCTGGCGGGATTTGACGAGAGCCTGCGTGAGCAGGAGGACAGTCAGGCCGGTGTACAGCTCGTGCCGTCGGCCCAGTTGCAGACCCGGGCGCTTGATGTTTTCCTGCCCGCAGGCGGTCGCATCGTGACGGATGCCAGCCTTCGGATACGCCCGGGTCAGAGGCTTCTGATCAGCGGGCCTTCGGGCAGCGGCAAGTCCACCTTGTTGCGGGCATTTGCGGGCATCTGGCCTTATGCGCGAGGCCAGGTGGAGCGGCCTCTGGATGCAATGTTCATTCCTCAGCGTCCCTATTTTCCCGACGGCAGCCTGCGCGACGCCCTGGCCTATCCGGAGCCGGCGGCACGCTACAGCGATGCCGAGCTCAAACAGGTCTTGCGCGAAGCGCAGCTGCCGCAGCTGCAGGAGCGGCTGGACAGCCAGGCGGCCTGGAACAGCAGCCTGTCGGGAGGCGAGCAGCAGCGGCTGTCCGTGGCGCGGGTCCTGCTCAAGGGTCCGGCCTGGGTGTTTGCGGACGAGGCCACGAGTGCGCTGGACAATGCCGCCGAAGCGCAGATCTACAGTCGGCTGGTGCAACTGGTGCAGAGCAAAGACGGGGCGCTGGTCTCGGTGGCGCACCGCGACAGCGTGACGGAGTTCCACACGGCCCGCTGGCTGCTGCAGCCGCAGCAAGGGATCCGGGAGGCCGACCTGCCCGGGAGCCGCTGA
- a CDS encoding 6-phosphofructokinase encodes MRVGVLTGGGDCPGLNAVIRAVTKSLINHGQCEVLGIADGFEGLMDASPRVRALSWDEVSGILHIGGTILGTSNSANPLRDAATLAQVGRNVKALALDVVVAIGGDGTMSLAHGLAQVGLQCVGVPKTIDNDIANCERSFGFDTAVATVTESLRRIESTAMSHHRVMIVETMGRHAGWLALESGIAGAADIILLPEIDYDLQSIIKVCQERERRQRYTIICIGEGAKESGQSLTVRERIAHSPDPVRLGGVGHVLRERLQPHLQSEVRTTVLGHVQRGGDPTPFDRVLATQFGHHAAQLVLGGQLGHMVTLQNGRIGSVAIADVANTQRTVPLDSPLLTMARDIGICFGEA; translated from the coding sequence ATGCGCGTTGGTGTGCTGACCGGTGGCGGCGATTGCCCCGGCCTCAATGCGGTGATCCGTGCGGTCACCAAGTCCCTGATCAACCATGGCCAGTGCGAGGTGCTGGGCATTGCCGACGGCTTTGAAGGGCTGATGGATGCGAGCCCGCGCGTCAGAGCACTGAGCTGGGACGAAGTCAGCGGCATTCTGCATATCGGCGGCACCATCCTGGGCACCAGCAACAGCGCCAATCCATTGCGCGATGCGGCCACGCTGGCCCAGGTGGGGCGCAACGTCAAGGCGCTGGCACTGGATGTGGTGGTCGCCATCGGCGGTGACGGCACCATGAGCCTGGCCCATGGCCTGGCGCAGGTCGGCCTGCAATGCGTAGGCGTGCCCAAGACCATCGATAACGACATTGCCAACTGCGAGCGCAGCTTCGGCTTCGACACGGCCGTGGCCACGGTGACCGAAAGCCTGCGCCGCATCGAGAGCACGGCCATGAGCCACCACCGGGTGATGATCGTGGAGACCATGGGTCGCCACGCGGGCTGGCTGGCGCTGGAGTCCGGCATCGCCGGTGCTGCCGACATCATTCTGCTGCCCGAGATCGATTACGACCTGCAGTCCATCATCAAGGTTTGCCAGGAGCGCGAGCGGCGTCAGCGCTACACCATCATCTGCATTGGCGAGGGTGCCAAGGAAAGCGGCCAGAGCCTGACGGTGCGCGAGCGGATTGCGCACAGCCCCGACCCCGTGCGTCTGGGCGGCGTAGGCCATGTGCTGCGCGAGCGCCTGCAACCCCATCTCCAGAGCGAGGTGCGCACCACGGTGCTGGGGCATGTGCAGCGCGGCGGCGATCCGACGCCGTTTGACCGGGTGCTGGCCACGCAGTTCGGCCACCATGCGGCGCAACTGGTGCTGGGCGGCCAGCTGGGCCATATGGTCACGCTGCAGAACGGCCGCATCGGCAGTGTGGCGATTGCCGATGTGGCCAATACCCAGCGCACTGTGCCGCTGGACAGTCCGCTGCTGACCATGGCGCGCGATATCGGAATTTGCTTTGGCGAGGCCTGA
- the purT gene encoding formate-dependent phosphoribosylglycinamide formyltransferase — MTTLGTPLSPNATKVMLLGSGELGKEVLIALQRLGVETIAVDRYENAPGQQVAHHARTITMSDPAQLKALIEEVKPDLVVPEIEAIATPMLEELEAAGVITCIPTARAARLTMDREGIRRLAAETLGLPTSPYRFCDSLVELQAAIDGSDGQPAIGYPCVVKPVMSSSGKGQSKIDGPADVAKAWDYAMAGGRVAKGRVIVEGFIDFDYEITQLTVRAKGADGQIETHFCDPVGHIQQAGDYVESWQPHPMHPAALEKSRQIAKAVTDDLGGLGLFGVELFVKGEQVWFSEVSPRPHDTGLVTLCTQWQSEFELHARAILGLPVDASLRNPGASAVIYGGQDAEGLVFDGVEQALAVPGTDLRLFGKPESFVKRRMGVALARASDVEQARVNAKLAASKVKPRLP; from the coding sequence ATGACCACCCTAGGAACCCCTCTCTCTCCCAATGCCACCAAAGTCATGCTGCTGGGCAGCGGCGAGCTGGGCAAGGAAGTGCTGATTGCGCTGCAGCGCCTGGGTGTGGAAACCATTGCCGTGGACCGCTATGAAAACGCGCCTGGCCAGCAGGTGGCCCACCATGCGCGCACCATCACCATGAGCGATCCGGCCCAGCTCAAGGCGCTGATCGAAGAGGTCAAGCCCGATCTGGTCGTACCCGAGATTGAAGCCATTGCCACACCCATGCTGGAAGAGCTGGAGGCCGCAGGCGTCATCACCTGCATTCCCACGGCCCGCGCCGCGCGTCTGACCATGGACCGTGAAGGTATTCGCCGTCTGGCTGCTGAAACCCTGGGTCTGCCCACCAGCCCCTATCGTTTCTGCGACTCCTTGGTCGAGCTGCAAGCCGCGATCGACGGCAGCGACGGCCAGCCCGCCATCGGCTATCCCTGCGTGGTCAAGCCCGTGATGAGCAGCTCTGGCAAGGGCCAGAGCAAGATCGACGGCCCTGCCGATGTGGCCAAGGCCTGGGATTACGCCATGGCCGGTGGCCGGGTCGCCAAGGGCCGAGTGATTGTCGAAGGCTTTATCGATTTCGACTACGAAATCACCCAGCTCACCGTGCGCGCCAAGGGTGCGGATGGCCAGATCGAAACCCATTTCTGCGACCCCGTGGGTCATATCCAGCAGGCCGGCGACTATGTGGAAAGCTGGCAGCCTCACCCCATGCACCCTGCCGCGCTGGAGAAATCGCGCCAGATTGCCAAGGCCGTCACCGACGACTTGGGCGGCCTGGGCCTGTTTGGCGTGGAACTGTTTGTCAAGGGTGAGCAGGTCTGGTTCAGCGAAGTCTCGCCGCGTCCTCATGACACGGGTCTGGTGACGCTGTGCACGCAATGGCAAAGCGAGTTCGAGTTGCATGCCCGCGCGATTCTGGGTCTGCCTGTGGATGCCAGCCTGCGCAATCCCGGTGCCAGTGCCGTGATTTACGGTGGTCAGGATGCCGAAGGCCTGGTGTTTGATGGTGTGGAGCAAGCCCTGGCAGTGCCCGGCACCGATCTGCGCCTCTTCGGCAAGCCCGAGAGTTTTGTCAAGCGTCGCATGGGCGTGGCCCTGGCGCGCGCCAGCGATGTGGAGCAGGCCCGCGTGAATGCCAAGCTGGCCGCCAGCAAGGTCAAGCCACGCCTGCCTTGA
- a CDS encoding mechanosensitive ion channel family protein produces the protein MRRLQMHLPDWMQDWLEILIPGIQIFLIILVAWLINWLIKRIISRAGKAYDLPHELLMPLRGVFRWIIIAAAILAILERLGMSATVLWTAFTGFATVGAVAFFAAWSVLSNLFCALLIVTVGPFRLGDYIEVLDTAEKPGAKGRVIDLNMLYITLQDDSAPAGMPNLLQIPNSLIFQRVIRRWKGGMPVVTENTPATSQEEACAMAITTPGSSAAASG, from the coding sequence ATGCGTCGTCTTCAAATGCACCTGCCCGATTGGATGCAGGACTGGCTTGAAATCCTGATTCCCGGGATTCAGATCTTTCTCATCATCCTGGTGGCCTGGCTGATCAACTGGCTCATCAAGCGCATCATCTCGCGCGCAGGCAAGGCCTATGACCTGCCGCATGAGCTGCTCATGCCGTTGCGCGGCGTGTTTCGCTGGATCATCATCGCCGCCGCCATACTAGCGATTCTGGAGCGCCTGGGCATGTCGGCCACCGTGCTCTGGACGGCCTTCACCGGCTTTGCCACCGTGGGCGCGGTTGCCTTCTTCGCGGCCTGGAGCGTGCTCTCCAACCTGTTCTGTGCGCTGCTGATCGTCACCGTCGGCCCATTCAGGCTGGGCGACTATATCGAGGTGCTCGACACCGCCGAGAAGCCCGGAGCCAAGGGCCGCGTGATCGACCTCAATATGCTCTACATCACCTTGCAGGATGACAGCGCACCGGCGGGCATGCCCAATCTGCTGCAGATTCCCAACTCCCTGATCTTCCAGCGCGTCATTCGCCGCTGGAAAGGCGGCATGCCGGTGGTGACGGAGAACACGCCGGCCACCAGCCAGGAAGAAGCCTGCGCCATGGCCATCACCACTCCCGGCAGCAGCGCCGCTGCCTCGGGCTGA
- a CDS encoding diguanylate cyclase domain-containing protein, whose product MTALPSSASALSAIESSGARFSSPDSATPFSVLVVEDQAVMRAALVTELRQAGVTQVLEAENGRTALALFRSERPDLVLLDIRLPGEDGYWVARQLREAEPGEWTPIIFLSGLDNDLDVWRGIEAGGDDYLVKPVKPIVLVAKLRAMRRLLDMRRRLVTVSAELHLANQKLNEMVELDALTGLVNRRGLDRMLHAEIAAARRESRPLTLMLCDLDHFKHFNDTYGHVQGDECLKQVGRLLREVCVRPRDIAARYGGEEFAMILPNTPRSGSMTFARALGQMLKFLKIRPPGATEDIPLTLSGGITTCIPDEHTSAESMLMRADEALYAAKSQGRNRFFSFEMQMDTIEQRQI is encoded by the coding sequence ATGACAGCTCTGCCATCTTCTGCATCAGCTTTGTCTGCCATCGAATCCAGCGGGGCACGGTTCTCGTCACCCGATTCTGCAACGCCGTTCTCCGTACTGGTCGTCGAGGATCAGGCAGTCATGCGAGCTGCTCTGGTGACCGAACTGCGCCAGGCCGGTGTGACACAAGTGCTGGAAGCCGAAAACGGCCGCACCGCGCTGGCACTGTTTCGCAGCGAAAGACCCGATCTGGTGCTGCTGGACATCCGCCTCCCCGGCGAAGACGGCTACTGGGTCGCGCGTCAGCTGCGCGAGGCCGAGCCCGGCGAGTGGACACCCATCATCTTTCTCTCCGGCCTGGACAACGATCTGGACGTCTGGCGCGGTATTGAGGCGGGCGGCGACGATTACCTAGTCAAACCCGTCAAACCCATTGTGCTGGTCGCCAAGCTGCGCGCCATGCGCCGCCTGCTGGACATGCGCCGTCGCCTGGTCACGGTCTCTGCAGAGCTGCATCTGGCGAATCAAAAGCTCAACGAAATGGTGGAGCTCGATGCGCTCACGGGTCTGGTCAATCGTCGAGGCCTCGATCGCATGCTGCATGCCGAAATTGCTGCGGCAAGGCGCGAGAGCAGGCCGCTGACGCTGATGCTTTGCGACCTCGATCACTTCAAGCACTTCAACGATACCTACGGCCATGTCCAGGGTGACGAATGCCTCAAGCAGGTCGGGCGTCTGCTGCGCGAAGTCTGCGTGCGCCCGCGCGACATCGCCGCACGTTATGGCGGTGAAGAGTTTGCCATGATCCTGCCCAATACCCCGCGCTCCGGCTCGATGACGTTCGCACGTGCTCTCGGCCAAATGCTCAAGTTCCTCAAGATTCGCCCGCCAGGAGCCACCGAGGATATTCCGCTGACCCTCTCCGGCGGGATTACCACCTGCATTCCCGACGAGCACACCAGCGCCGAGTCCATGCTGATGCGAGCCGACGAAGCCCTGTACGCGGCCAAGTCTCAAGGGCGCAACCGCTTCTTCAGCTTCGAGATGCAGATGGACACCATAGAGCAGAGACAGATCTAG
- a CDS encoding class II glutamine amidotransferase — protein MCRWLAYTGNPVSLETMLFHARHSLIDQSLHSRFGATTTNGDGFGLGWYQHPHDMPFRYRSIQPAWHDHNLRELSRAVSAPMFLAHVRAATHTPVQETNCHPFRHRRWMFMHNGMIEDFPLVRRDLLVAIDPQFFTSLEGSTDSETMFLLAMSFGLEHTPVPAIARMAGFVEATALRHGIAHPLSMTVCASDGEQLVAVRYASEGQSPRSLYHSTSFKHLHALYPDDPRIAAVGDDAYLIVSEPLVDLPQAWAQVPESTAIVVRGTQIDYLPFAPIQS, from the coding sequence ATGTGTCGCTGGCTGGCCTATACGGGCAATCCTGTTTCCCTGGAAACAATGCTGTTCCACGCGCGCCATTCGCTGATCGACCAAAGCCTGCATTCGAGATTCGGAGCGACGACGACCAATGGCGATGGCTTCGGACTGGGCTGGTACCAGCATCCGCACGATATGCCCTTTCGCTATCGCAGCATCCAGCCGGCCTGGCACGATCACAACCTGCGCGAACTATCGCGTGCCGTGTCGGCGCCCATGTTTCTGGCGCATGTTCGCGCGGCAACGCATACGCCGGTGCAGGAGACCAACTGCCACCCCTTCCGCCACCGGCGCTGGATGTTCATGCACAACGGCATGATCGAGGACTTTCCCCTGGTACGGCGCGATCTGCTCGTGGCCATCGATCCGCAATTCTTCACCTCGCTGGAAGGCTCTACGGACTCGGAGACCATGTTCCTTCTGGCCATGAGTTTCGGGCTGGAGCACACTCCCGTGCCGGCCATTGCGCGCATGGCGGGCTTTGTGGAGGCCACGGCGCTCAGGCACGGAATAGCACACCCGCTGAGCATGACCGTGTGTGCCAGCGATGGCGAGCAACTGGTGGCCGTGCGCTACGCGAGCGAGGGCCAGTCGCCGCGCTCGCTCTATCACAGCACCTCCTTCAAGCATCTTCACGCGCTGTACCCCGACGACCCGCGCATCGCGGCCGTTGGTGACGATGCGTATCTGATCGTGTCCGAACCGCTGGTTGATCTGCCTCAGGCCTGGGCACAGGTGCCCGAGTCGACGGCGATCGTCGTGCGTGGCACGCAGATCGATTACCTGCCGTTCGCGCCCATTCAATCCTGA
- a CDS encoding substrate binding domain-containing protein: MVLVFLRGRAHCDGNAKTGAAGLEELKEIALGGSEELTGNIRLTAPAPFGRKYVAAAITEFSRLHPRVGFDLRLSDQVQDLYSGDFDLAIRMGELADSRLLARRVADNRCILVALPAFLEAQGHPQRPEDLERLNCLMFAYPGLLQNTWPLRKGRREKPVTINGTFCSDNGEVLREWCMAGLGISLRETWDVHDELRSGQLVRVLLEWEGVASKISLVRARREPVPRRLTAFSDFLAARWQQAPWDT; this comes from the coding sequence ATGGTTTTAGTTTTTTTACGAGGTAGAGCACATTGCGATGGCAATGCAAAAACAGGAGCTGCTGGCCTCGAGGAACTCAAGGAAATTGCGCTCGGTGGAAGCGAAGAGTTGACCGGCAACATACGCCTGACGGCACCAGCGCCGTTTGGGAGGAAGTACGTCGCAGCCGCGATCACGGAGTTCAGCCGCTTGCACCCCCGGGTCGGCTTTGATTTGCGCCTGTCCGATCAGGTACAGGACCTGTACAGCGGTGACTTCGATTTGGCTATCCGCATGGGAGAGCTCGCCGATTCGCGCCTGCTCGCCCGGCGTGTTGCGGACAATCGATGCATCCTTGTCGCTTTGCCGGCCTTCCTCGAAGCACAAGGCCACCCCCAACGCCCTGAAGACCTGGAGCGGCTGAACTGCCTGATGTTCGCCTATCCGGGGCTGCTGCAGAACACCTGGCCATTGCGCAAGGGCCGGCGCGAAAAACCCGTGACCATCAACGGAACGTTCTGTAGTGACAACGGTGAGGTATTGCGGGAATGGTGCATGGCCGGCCTGGGGATTTCGCTGCGCGAGACATGGGACGTACACGACGAACTGCGTAGCGGCCAGTTGGTGCGCGTGCTCCTCGAATGGGAGGGTGTGGCCTCCAAAATCAGCCTGGTTCGAGCGCGCCGGGAACCGGTGCCGCGGCGCCTGACCGCGTTCAGCGATTTCCTGGCCGCACGATGGCAGCAAGCCCCCTGGGATACCTGA
- a CDS encoding LysR family transcriptional regulator, translating into MGEQLLIDDLNQLRVFAEVARAAGITGAAKRLGKPKSTVSRDVARLESSLGTPLLARNGRRVVLTEAGVLFAERAFRILAEIDEATDAVASATETARGVLTVQATYWLGHSLLIPLLPKFLTHFPKIDVVLELKDFANLSTHDWDVQITAGTLADSSFAARRVAEINLRLYASSGYIARCGTPQSFADLIKHEIVDKHWANGTSPWVNFTGMQPAAIKPRLLVNDMIAILHAVREGAGIGWIPSFFAEQAEDVNSLIHILPEFKVEPMPVFAIFPRWRIVSPKVRAFVDFVAESLAIQAPVYRSLVK; encoded by the coding sequence ATGGGCGAACAATTGTTGATTGACGATCTCAACCAGTTGCGTGTGTTCGCGGAAGTCGCGAGGGCCGCGGGCATCACAGGAGCGGCGAAGAGACTTGGCAAACCGAAGTCAACGGTCAGCCGCGACGTGGCGCGGCTGGAGAGCAGTTTGGGAACCCCCTTGCTTGCGCGCAACGGGCGACGGGTGGTACTGACCGAAGCCGGCGTGCTGTTTGCCGAGCGTGCCTTTCGGATACTGGCGGAAATCGATGAGGCAACCGATGCGGTGGCCAGCGCGACCGAAACTGCGCGCGGGGTGCTCACGGTGCAGGCTACCTACTGGCTGGGGCATTCGTTGCTTATTCCACTCCTCCCTAAATTCCTTACGCACTTTCCGAAGATTGACGTGGTTTTGGAATTGAAGGACTTCGCCAATCTTTCAACCCACGATTGGGATGTTCAGATCACGGCAGGAACACTGGCTGATTCGAGCTTTGCTGCCCGGCGAGTCGCAGAGATCAATCTGCGCCTGTATGCAAGTTCCGGGTACATTGCCCGATGCGGGACTCCGCAGTCGTTTGCCGATTTGATCAAACACGAAATCGTCGACAAGCATTGGGCAAACGGGACATCACCCTGGGTTAATTTCACGGGGATGCAACCGGCCGCCATCAAACCGAGATTGCTGGTTAATGACATGATTGCGATCCTGCATGCCGTTCGGGAAGGCGCGGGGATCGGGTGGATACCGTCCTTCTTCGCGGAGCAGGCAGAAGACGTCAATTCACTCATTCATATCCTGCCGGAATTCAAGGTTGAACCGATGCCGGTTTTCGCCATTTTTCCTCGCTGGCGAATCGTGAGTCCCAAGGTGCGGGCATTTGTCGATTTTGTTGCGGAATCGCTGGCCATCCAGGCACCGGTTTATCGCAGCCTAGTGAAATAG